The following are from one region of the Candidatus Kryptoniota bacterium genome:
- the nth gene encoding endonuclease III: MKKSRSVPKKGIRAKAKQKSNARENMTAKKRRAEKVFSRLREDYPDVKTALDFNTPFELLIATILSAQCTDARVNMVTPALFKKYKSPADFAAADLADLENEVRSTGFYHNKAKSIMRCSRALVDRFGGNVPRTMDELLSLEGVGRKTANVLLGNAFGIPGIAVDTHVGRLAQRLGFTQEEDPTKIEFDLMEIFPPENWTLLCHLLMAHGRKVCNARQPNCEACSVQKYCPSAFRFPAKKGK, from the coding sequence ATGAAGAAATCGAGAAGCGTCCCGAAAAAGGGAATACGCGCCAAGGCGAAGCAGAAGTCTAACGCGCGCGAAAACATGACGGCGAAGAAAAGACGGGCGGAGAAAGTATTCTCACGTCTACGGGAGGACTATCCCGATGTGAAAACCGCACTCGACTTCAACACGCCATTCGAGCTACTTATTGCTACAATACTGTCAGCTCAGTGCACGGATGCAAGAGTCAACATGGTTACTCCAGCTCTCTTCAAGAAATATAAATCGCCAGCCGACTTTGCCGCGGCGGATTTAGCCGATCTTGAAAATGAGGTCAGGTCGACAGGTTTCTATCACAACAAGGCGAAATCGATCATGAGATGTAGCCGCGCGCTTGTTGATAGGTTCGGAGGCAATGTCCCACGGACGATGGACGAGCTCTTGTCTCTCGAGGGCGTCGGTAGAAAGACCGCGAATGTGCTCCTTGGCAATGCGTTCGGAATCCCGGGAATTGCCGTCGACACGCATGTAGGGCGACTTGCACAACGACTCGGTTTCACGCAAGAGGAAGACCCCACGAAAATAGAATTCGATTTGATGGAGATATTCCCACCGGAAAATTGGACTTTGCTTTGTCACCTTCTAATGGCACACGGGAGAAAGGTGTGCAACGCACGCCAACCGAATTGCGAAGCCTGCAGCGTCCAGAAGTATTGCCCCTCCGCCTTCCGGTTTCCCGCAAAGAAAGGAAAGTGA
- a CDS encoding MqnA/MqnD/SBP family protein translates to MRVRVAHSPDSDDAFMFYALANRKFDTDGIEFENILSDIETLNQKAVKGEYEVSAVSIHAYPYISDKYQMLSSGASMGDGYGPMLVSRNPHKIEEINELRIAIPGKRTSAFLALSIFAGTFEYEVVPFDKIIDKVLSGEFEAGLIIHEGQLTYSDSGLHNIVDLGAWFKEKFKLPLPLGGNVIRRDLSTEVKKKVAFYLKKSIAYSLENRKEGLNYALEFARGMNTKLADKFVGMYVNDWTLDYGRKGKEAIQLFLDLAYERALLPARCVAEFIETPEQI, encoded by the coding sequence TTGAGGGTAAGAGTAGCGCACAGTCCTGATTCAGACGACGCGTTCATGTTTTATGCACTCGCGAACAGGAAATTCGATACGGACGGAATTGAATTCGAAAATATCCTGAGCGACATCGAAACCCTTAACCAGAAAGCCGTGAAGGGCGAATACGAAGTCAGCGCGGTTTCAATTCACGCGTATCCTTACATCTCGGACAAATACCAGATGCTATCGAGCGGCGCGAGTATGGGGGACGGTTACGGACCTATGCTGGTAAGCAGGAACCCGCACAAGATCGAAGAGATTAATGAACTCAGGATCGCCATACCCGGGAAAAGGACTTCCGCTTTTCTTGCCCTGAGCATTTTCGCCGGCACGTTCGAATACGAGGTAGTTCCATTCGACAAGATTATCGATAAGGTTTTGTCGGGTGAATTCGAGGCGGGCCTGATAATCCATGAGGGACAGCTGACGTACAGCGATAGCGGTCTCCATAATATCGTCGATCTCGGTGCATGGTTTAAAGAGAAATTTAAACTGCCGCTCCCTCTCGGAGGAAACGTCATCAGGCGGGATCTCTCCACGGAGGTAAAAAAGAAGGTGGCTTTCTATCTGAAGAAATCTATCGCTTATTCTCTTGAAAACCGTAAAGAAGGATTGAATTACGCGCTCGAGTTCGCCCGCGGGATGAATACGAAACTAGCCGACAAGTTCGTGGGGATGTATGTGAACGATTGGACTCTCGACTATGGCAGGAAAGGGAAAGAGGCAATTCAACTTTTTCTCGATCTCGCTTATGAGAGGGCGCTCCTGCCGGCGAGATGCGTCGCTGAATTCATCGAGACACCGGAGCAGATTTAG
- the aroQ gene encoding type II 3-dehydroquinate dehydratase, whose product MKLLVANGPNLNLTGLREPHIYGSDTLAVINSELKGKFQEIEFEFFQTNSEGELIDKIQSVEKESYDGVILNPGALSHYSYALRDAVAAIRKPVVEVHLSQIFAREEFRRKSVVSAVCKGTVTGFGKFSYFAAVFALSGMLKK is encoded by the coding sequence ATGAAACTGCTGGTAGCTAACGGCCCGAACCTGAACCTGACCGGCTTGCGGGAGCCGCATATCTACGGTAGCGATACCCTGGCGGTCATCAACTCGGAGCTCAAGGGAAAGTTCCAGGAGATTGAGTTTGAGTTCTTCCAGACAAACAGCGAAGGCGAGCTCATCGACAAGATCCAATCGGTCGAGAAGGAAAGTTATGACGGCGTAATACTCAACCCGGGCGCGCTGTCGCATTACAGTTACGCACTACGAGACGCGGTGGCGGCCATCAGGAAACCGGTCGTCGAAGTTCATCTTTCACAGATATTCGCGAGAGAGGAATTTAGAAGGAAGAGCGTCGTGTCGGCAGTGTGCAAAGGAACAGTCACAGGCTTCGGCAAGTTCTCATATTTCGCCGCCGTGTTCGCGCTGTCCGGGATGTTGAAGAAATGA
- a CDS encoding TIGR02253 family HAD-type hydrolase, translating into MIKAVIFDLDNTLVDFMKMKGEAIDAAIRAMIDAGLDLTYDETKKRIDAIYKEKGIEFQYVFDSLLSDIFDKVDYKILSAGVVAYRRAREAALVPYPHVQITLYELLKMGMKLAVISDAPAREAWLRLTYLNMHHIFDVVVTFEDTNERKPHPAPFTLALTKLGIKPKEALMVGDWAERDIIGAKKVGMKTVFARYGDTFNTVVSGGDYDANDIQELIGIIRKENKNG; encoded by the coding sequence ATGATCAAGGCTGTCATTTTCGATCTCGACAACACGCTTGTGGACTTCATGAAGATGAAAGGCGAGGCAATAGATGCCGCGATCAGGGCAATGATCGACGCGGGGCTCGATTTGACTTATGACGAAACGAAGAAAAGGATCGACGCGATTTACAAGGAGAAGGGAATCGAGTTCCAATACGTTTTCGATTCCCTGCTGTCCGACATATTTGACAAAGTGGATTACAAGATTCTCTCGGCCGGTGTGGTCGCTTACAGACGCGCCCGAGAGGCCGCACTTGTTCCTTATCCGCATGTGCAAATTACATTATATGAGCTTCTTAAAATGGGAATGAAGCTTGCCGTCATTTCGGACGCGCCCGCAAGGGAAGCGTGGCTGCGACTGACCTATCTTAACATGCACCATATTTTTGACGTTGTGGTGACATTCGAAGACACGAACGAGAGGAAGCCGCATCCCGCACCATTCACTCTTGCGTTGACCAAGCTGGGCATCAAGCCGAAAGAAGCGCTGATGGTGGGTGACTGGGCAGAGCGCGACATTATCGGTGCTAAGAAAGTCGGTATGAAGACCGTCTTCGCACGCTACGGTGACACTTTCAACACAGTTGTATCGGGCGGCGATTATGATGCCAACGACATTCAGGAACTCATAGGGATAATCAGGAAAGAGAACAAGAATGGTTGA
- the acpS gene encoding holo-ACP synthase, with product MVEGLGVDIVEVSRIRKSIKEYGESFTGKVYTPAEVKYCSEKPNPFQHYAARFAAKEAFSKATGNGWNNEFAWHEVEVINEKSGKPTLCLSGNSLKNLGKRRVFLSLSHSGDYVVAVVLIES from the coding sequence ATGGTTGAAGGACTGGGCGTTGACATCGTCGAAGTGAGCCGGATAAGAAAGAGTATCAAAGAATACGGAGAGTCGTTTACGGGTAAAGTTTATACGCCTGCCGAAGTGAAATACTGTTCTGAGAAGCCAAATCCGTTCCAGCATTATGCCGCTCGCTTCGCCGCGAAGGAAGCATTCAGCAAGGCCACCGGAAACGGGTGGAACAATGAGTTCGCCTGGCATGAAGTTGAGGTTATCAACGAAAAGAGCGGCAAGCCCACTCTGTGCCTCAGCGGGAATTCGCTCAAGAATCTTGGAAAGAGGCGGGTTTTTCTCTCGTTGTCTCACTCAGGCGATTATGTCGTTGCGGTGGTTCTCATTGAAAGCTGA
- a CDS encoding sigma-70 family RNA polymerase sigma factor: MQSPSDLELVEQVRSGNDRAFGELVNRYERKVFFVVKRMLNDDDEASDATQEVFIKLHDSLKKFRGEANLYTYVYRIATNVAISYLRKRKVRAVVRLDEVISNMLAGGKEPERDADREELKKLVADAVASLPVQQKQVFILRFYEELSYEEIARVMHRSMGAMKANYFHAMKKIGEYLKNAMR; the protein is encoded by the coding sequence ATGCAAAGTCCGAGCGATCTAGAGCTAGTCGAGCAGGTAAGAAGCGGAAACGACAGGGCGTTCGGCGAGCTCGTGAATCGCTATGAGAGAAAAGTTTTCTTTGTCGTCAAGAGAATGTTGAACGACGACGATGAAGCCTCGGATGCGACACAGGAGGTCTTCATAAAACTTCATGACTCTCTGAAGAAGTTTCGCGGTGAAGCAAACCTTTACACTTATGTTTACAGGATTGCCACTAACGTGGCGATCAGCTATTTGAGAAAGAGGAAAGTACGGGCGGTCGTGAGGCTCGACGAAGTGATCTCGAATATGTTGGCGGGCGGGAAAGAGCCGGAACGGGATGCGGACCGCGAGGAATTGAAGAAACTCGTTGCCGATGCGGTTGCTTCACTCCCGGTTCAACAGAAACAAGTTTTCATTCTAAGATTCTATGAAGAACTTTCGTATGAAGAAATCGCAAGGGTGATGCATAGGTCGATGGGTGCGATGAAGGCGAATTATTTTCATGCGATGAAGAAAATAGGAGAATACTTGAAAAATGCAATGCGATGA
- a CDS encoding zf-HC2 domain-containing protein, which produces MQCDDVLVNLPDFLLGKIEPNLKRYIEDHLESCADCREELEELRRPAAVLGGLSDEVYPESFWQEMRASIMESVSAPRRSAWRIPVFAGSLAAFVLLIGFGIYRVVFPPVSTTRSVTALASTLPTDEIVSLPSLNTNYTEAASTQTDGLEEMDAVDDSVQQAVLRSMWTSVADSTGSLDNVDLSSNPIFN; this is translated from the coding sequence ATGCAATGCGATGATGTCCTGGTGAATTTGCCCGATTTTCTGCTCGGGAAAATCGAACCGAACCTGAAGAGGTACATCGAAGACCATCTTGAATCTTGCGCGGACTGCCGGGAGGAGCTCGAGGAGCTTCGCAGACCCGCTGCCGTCCTCGGTGGACTATCCGACGAAGTATATCCCGAGTCATTCTGGCAGGAAATGCGAGCCTCGATCATGGAAAGTGTTTCGGCTCCGAGGAGAAGCGCCTGGCGGATTCCGGTTTTTGCCGGAAGCCTCGCTGCGTTCGTTCTCCTGATCGGCTTCGGAATATACAGGGTCGTCTTTCCGCCTGTCTCAACTACCCGGAGTGTCACTGCGTTGGCGTCTACGCTCCCGACCGATGAGATTGTCTCTCTTCCAAGCTTGAATACCAACTACACGGAAGCTGCATCGACTCAGACCGACGGGCTTGAAGAAATGGACGCTGTGGACGACTCCGTCCAGCAAGCGGTGCTGAGATCGATGTGGACGTCGGTTGCCGATTCCACCGGCTCGTTGGACAACGTCGATCTTTCCTCGAACCCCATCTTCAACTAA
- a CDS encoding YdcF family protein, producing MRSRVLLRLAMLLDVIATVRIFLNRAANEGDQMVFPFAHDLILGCVVLFAVATAEFSTRRNNFQVTAAFGLSAVVFFASTFPMLSESPLKDPASVAAYVSIVVQLAGVICATLAVRSGLNRIAIIAVFLFAGLTAAGFMYTFSSDGTNNDNRDADAAVVLGASVWGKQTPSPLLKGRLDAALKLYNLGRVSKIVVTGGTKRFGTVESAVEQRYLIENGIPPSSVIAEQSTLSTSDQAKFIKDRVMGSLKMKNVEVVTDSWHLPRILLMCGWENISVTGIASNYRMQWPSELYYRVRESAALQVYLLFGV from the coding sequence TTGAGATCTAGAGTTCTTTTACGCCTTGCCATGCTTTTGGACGTCATAGCAACTGTCAGGATATTCCTGAACCGCGCAGCGAATGAAGGGGATCAGATGGTATTCCCCTTTGCGCATGATTTGATTTTGGGGTGTGTAGTTCTGTTTGCTGTAGCAACCGCCGAGTTTTCCACAAGGCGGAATAATTTTCAAGTGACGGCGGCGTTTGGTCTCAGCGCTGTTGTCTTCTTTGCCTCTACGTTTCCGATGCTCTCCGAATCGCCTCTCAAAGACCCCGCATCTGTCGCTGCGTATGTTTCAATCGTGGTACAGCTTGCGGGCGTGATCTGTGCAACTTTGGCAGTGCGGTCGGGGCTGAATCGCATCGCCATCATTGCCGTTTTCCTTTTCGCCGGCTTGACAGCTGCGGGGTTCATGTATACTTTCAGCAGCGACGGGACGAACAATGACAACCGGGATGCGGATGCCGCAGTCGTACTGGGCGCTTCGGTCTGGGGTAAGCAAACACCGAGCCCACTCCTCAAAGGAAGATTGGACGCCGCATTGAAATTATATAATTTGGGACGCGTCTCGAAAATTGTCGTGACAGGAGGAACTAAGAGATTCGGTACCGTTGAATCGGCAGTGGAGCAAAGATATCTCATCGAAAATGGAATTCCTCCTTCGTCAGTTATTGCGGAACAATCCACACTTAGTACTTCGGATCAGGCGAAGTTCATAAAGGATCGCGTAATGGGATCCCTTAAAATGAAGAATGTTGAAGTTGTCACCGACAGCTGGCACCTTCCAAGGATCCTGTTGATGTGCGGATGGGAAAACATTTCTGTCACAGGAATCGCGAGCAACTACAGGATGCAGTGGCCAAGCGAGTTGTACTACCGGGTAAGGGAATCCGCTGCTCTTCAGGTATATTTGCTTTTCGGAGTTTGA
- the nusB gene encoding transcription antitermination factor NusB, which produces MTSQRRLARERVLQALYAYDLSRSAPDFLSEDIFKDIENSTALEFAKKLFRDTLENMPAIDPVLQAHLDHWDISRVNPIDRGLLRMGVAEILYSPEIPTKVTMNEIIELAKRYSTEESPKFVNGILDAALRQLDSEGKVVKEGRGLINTSTKKKS; this is translated from the coding sequence ATGACTTCACAGAGAAGACTTGCGCGAGAACGTGTCTTGCAGGCGCTTTACGCCTACGATCTTTCCCGATCCGCACCCGATTTCCTGAGCGAGGATATTTTCAAAGACATCGAGAACAGTACCGCGCTGGAATTTGCCAAGAAACTCTTCCGCGATACGCTTGAGAACATGCCTGCGATAGATCCAGTCCTTCAGGCACATCTTGATCATTGGGATATCTCAAGGGTCAATCCAATCGATCGAGGCCTGCTGAGAATGGGTGTCGCAGAAATTCTTTATTCTCCAGAGATTCCCACTAAGGTGACAATGAACGAGATTATAGAGCTCGCGAAGCGATACAGTACCGAAGAAAGTCCGAAGTTTGTAAATGGTATCCTCGACGCGGCTTTGCGACAGCTCGACAGTGAAGGGAAGGTGGTGAAAGAGGGAAGGGGTCTAATCAATACTTCTACAAAAAAGAAATCATGA
- a CDS encoding MFS transporter: protein MTGQSYSRLTIFSWALFDYARTSFSVMVKTVGYALYFREIVAAGTSRGDFYWGLADSISMVIAACLSPILGAASDYSHRKKRFLIVFSSICVFGTALLYQIQRGMVLPGMLVFIAANVGFQGGYTFYDAFLPEIAPKHIYGRVSGYGFAMGYLGALSILAVAFPFIKGGFAPSNIMNFRFSFLIAAVFFAVFAIPAFLRLRDHTGVYHHKLPYFRLGFRRAVRTFKRLGKHKNLARFLLSFFLYIDGVNTVIFFSALYARGTLGFSPVEVIVFFIVAQTTAVIGSVVFGILTDHWGPKKSITITLVIWIGVVLSAFFIETKTQFYIIGLFAGLAIGSSQSSSRSLMALLTPGEHAAEFFGFYDGIAGNASAIMGPLTFGAISSFTGSQRIAVLSVLIFFVGGLILLRQVKVEWHSRSEPE, encoded by the coding sequence ATGACGGGACAGTCATATTCCCGGCTCACGATCTTTTCCTGGGCGCTCTTCGATTACGCGCGTACTTCTTTTTCCGTAATGGTGAAGACTGTCGGTTACGCCCTTTACTTCCGCGAGATAGTAGCGGCCGGAACTTCCCGGGGCGATTTTTATTGGGGACTGGCCGACAGCATCTCGATGGTAATCGCCGCTTGCCTGTCGCCTATCCTCGGAGCGGCAAGCGACTATTCCCACAGGAAGAAAAGGTTCCTCATCGTCTTCTCTTCTATCTGTGTTTTTGGTACCGCGCTTCTGTATCAAATACAGCGCGGCATGGTTCTGCCGGGAATGCTGGTCTTCATCGCTGCCAATGTGGGTTTTCAGGGGGGGTATACATTCTACGACGCGTTCCTCCCCGAGATTGCGCCGAAACATATTTACGGCCGCGTCTCCGGCTATGGATTCGCTATGGGTTACCTGGGCGCGCTTTCCATTCTTGCAGTAGCTTTCCCATTCATCAAGGGAGGTTTCGCGCCTTCGAATATCATGAATTTCAGATTCAGCTTTCTCATAGCCGCGGTCTTCTTCGCTGTCTTTGCCATACCTGCTTTTCTCAGATTGCGTGATCACACAGGCGTGTACCACCATAAACTTCCGTACTTCCGTCTCGGTTTTCGCCGCGCGGTCAGGACGTTCAAGAGACTTGGCAAACATAAAAACCTCGCCCGGTTCCTTCTTTCTTTCTTCCTTTACATCGATGGTGTGAACACTGTAATATTTTTCTCGGCACTATATGCGCGCGGCACACTCGGGTTCAGCCCTGTCGAAGTAATAGTCTTCTTTATCGTGGCACAGACAACCGCAGTCATCGGTTCCGTTGTATTCGGAATCCTTACTGACCATTGGGGACCGAAGAAGAGCATTACCATAACGCTTGTGATCTGGATCGGCGTCGTGCTCTCGGCGTTTTTCATCGAGACGAAGACACAGTTTTATATTATCGGTCTGTTTGCAGGATTGGCGATCGGCTCGTCGCAGTCGTCGAGCAGAAGCCTAATGGCGCTACTTACTCCGGGGGAACATGCGGCTGAGTTCTTCGGCTTCTACGACGGCATCGCTGGAAATGCTTCTGCGATCATGGGACCTCTCACATTTGGAGCAATTTCAAGCTTCACAGGAAGTCAGCGGATCGCGGTCCTGTCTGTACTGATATTTTTTGTCGGTGGTCTTATATTGCTTCGACAGGTCAAAGTAGAATGGCACAGCAGATCCGAACCGGAATGA